Proteins from a single region of Undibacterium sp. KW1:
- a CDS encoding substrate-binding domain-containing protein, whose translation MSTPKHIASLVSIICMSVAALCASEQAQAADIRVVSSGGFAQAYKNLAPAYELATGDKLLSDWGPSMGKTSNAIPARMARGEEIDVVIMVGDSLDKLMNEGKLVAGSKVVLANSPIACAVKKGNSKPDISTIVGLKNAFLKARKVAYSDSASGEYIKHQLMKKLEIEEQMQGKAAQIPATPVGEIIAQGEADFGCQQRSELLPVQGIEIVGLLPQEVQLQTQFSAAIVKGSKVQAQAQALLNFLAATKNAPVIAETGLEPVAGK comes from the coding sequence ATGTCCACACCCAAACACATCGCAAGCCTGGTTAGCATTATTTGTATGAGTGTCGCTGCATTATGTGCAAGTGAGCAGGCTCAGGCAGCCGATATACGTGTCGTCAGCTCTGGCGGTTTTGCCCAGGCTTACAAGAACCTCGCACCCGCTTACGAGCTTGCCACTGGCGACAAGTTGCTGTCGGACTGGGGCCCATCAATGGGTAAAACTAGCAATGCTATCCCGGCACGCATGGCACGCGGCGAAGAAATAGATGTTGTCATCATGGTTGGCGACTCATTGGACAAGCTGATGAATGAAGGCAAGCTGGTCGCTGGCAGCAAGGTGGTGCTGGCTAATTCTCCCATCGCGTGCGCAGTAAAAAAAGGAAATTCAAAACCTGACATCAGCACGATAGTCGGCCTGAAAAATGCTTTCTTGAAGGCGCGCAAAGTCGCCTATTCTGATAGCGCCAGTGGTGAGTACATCAAGCATCAATTGATGAAAAAGCTGGAGATAGAAGAGCAAATGCAGGGCAAGGCCGCGCAAATACCTGCCACCCCTGTTGGTGAAATCATTGCGCAGGGTGAGGCTGACTTTGGATGCCAGCAACGTAGCGAACTGTTGCCTGTACAAGGCATAGAAATTGTTGGTTTGCTTCCGCAAGAAGTGCAATTGCAAACGCAATTCTCTGCTGCTATCGTCAAAGGAAGCAAAGTGCAGGCACAGGCACAGGCATTGCTGAACTTTCTTGCGGCGACGAAAAATGCTCCAGTGATTGCAGAGACAGGTCTGGAGCCAGTTGCCGGTAAATAG
- a CDS encoding M50 family metallopeptidase has product MASQQMPFDPVHGASNRGLGHRRMLLSLMAVFFLLWIVLPLLLPAQAYLLYWLTAPLRYLGVFVHEMGHGLASLLSGGSFYWFQMDGDGGAAITSGGWQSLVLLGGLLGPAVSGSILLMVSTRAEKLRIAYLILLLFFVCGAYYMIKPLFMSSSTYPILAQWHATHLLGLILPVSLILMTVMLMRASDAWQRLVLQCLGIVMCYSAFSDTSYIFQYEALRNGMYSDAREFAALFSPFSVQGLPWLVFVFFAALIAVLNFALLGLGVGRALRKPA; this is encoded by the coding sequence ATGGCAAGCCAGCAGATGCCGTTTGATCCAGTACATGGTGCCAGCAACCGCGGCCTGGGGCACAGGCGCATGTTGCTTTCACTGATGGCAGTGTTTTTCCTGTTATGGATAGTCTTGCCCTTGCTACTGCCTGCCCAGGCTTATTTGCTGTACTGGCTGACCGCGCCCCTGCGCTATCTGGGGGTATTCGTGCATGAGATGGGGCATGGGCTGGCCAGCCTGCTCAGTGGTGGCTCGTTTTACTGGTTCCAGATGGATGGCGATGGTGGTGCGGCGATTACCAGCGGTGGCTGGCAAAGCCTGGTCTTGCTGGGTGGTTTATTGGGGCCAGCGGTGTCTGGCAGCATCTTGCTGATGGTCTCGACCAGGGCAGAGAAGTTGCGGATAGCGTATTTGATCCTGTTGCTCTTCTTTGTGTGCGGTGCTTATTACATGATCAAGCCGCTCTTCATGAGCAGCAGCACTTATCCCATACTGGCGCAGTGGCATGCCACGCATTTGCTGGGCCTGATCTTGCCCGTTAGCCTGATACTGATGACTGTCATGCTGATGCGTGCCTCAGACGCCTGGCAGCGGCTGGTCTTGCAATGCCTGGGCATTGTCATGTGTTACTCGGCCTTCAGTGACACGAGTTATATTTTCCAGTATGAAGCCTTGCGCAATGGTATGTATTCAGATGCGCGGGAATTTGCGGCACTGTTTTCGCCCTTCAGCGTGCAGGGCTTGCCCTGGCTGGTGTTTGTATTTTTTGCTGCCTTGATCGCCGTACTGAATTTTGCCTTGCTGGGTCTGGGAGTAGGGCGGGCACTACGCAAACCCGCTTAG
- a CDS encoding lmo0937 family membrane protein: protein MLYTIAVILLIMWLLGMVSAYTIGGFIHILLVIAIVMILVRVIRGERL, encoded by the coding sequence ATGCTCTATACCATCGCTGTCATTTTACTGATCATGTGGCTGCTTGGCATGGTGTCGGCTTACACCATCGGTGGCTTTATCCACATCTTGCTGGTCATCGCCATTGTCATGATACTGGTTCGTGTCATACGCGGCGAACGACTCTGA
- a CDS encoding EAL domain-containing protein — MTETRKGLPAPAQAAPARSIRSYLLMLVLAVSLPLLAVVAFGIYYDFQQSTNFTKTTLKTMTSVMIKNTHSKLDQAHKIMAGVASLPLVKQLQLQDCPEKMTNLASLDPAYTRLAIVDLQGNILCSARNIPATLVKDMVNVAEFAETVKSGHLTISAPHKVQASAPLSTVMSLPVHNQAGQIIAVVVLSLDVNFYDPGIPAESLPEASRFGFFRDDGIMVWRNLDPEQSIGTRPSAEAARRIVATRKGEFESVAVDGVRRFFSVMPMPEYGMIAFVGVPADTIFAQARTRAVEAIMLALLMIGLLLVVARAFGQRITRPMTALERVARAVQRGNLSARATLAGPGELQAVANEFNRMLAAQQHSDELFRAFLDNSAIVAWIKDEDGHYQFVSDNFLRRFSFQASEVIGKTDHDILPAEIADSYRASDLALLASGEQDEAIWPSDNPGDSVSWWLVNKFVFTGSEGKRQLGGLAVDITERKRMTDLDELILQTAMDAFWLVDKNGKLRAVNETACSMMGYSREEMLKLSIDDVDVLDEYEGKLVHERLDIVRQAGAQQFEARHRCKDGHIIDVEVSVRYLPGQELFPAFVRDITARKQAEQSLHLAATVFESHEGMFVTNANKIIQQVNRAFTEITGYSREDAIGQSPKILNSGRHDQDFFADMDVHLGMGGSWQGEIWNRHKNGHISPQWLAITAVYDRNNELLHYVGTLVDISMRKAAEDEIKTLAFYDPLTHLPNRRLLTDRLQQALLACARSGRKGALMYIDLDNFKTLNDTQGHYKGDLLLQQVSGRLTNCVREGDTVARIGGDEFVLLLENLSESSHEAASQIEMVGKKILAALNQPYDLEGYECHSTPSIGATLIADHENGYEELMKQADLAMYAAKTAGRNTLRFFDPAMQAVVSSRARMEKELRDALREQQLRLFYQPQVGRDGELLGAEALVRWQHPQHGMISPAEFIPLAEATGLILPLGQWVLRTACMQLLDWADDPISAKLTIAVNVSARQFRQIDIVEQVLGILQETGVNPQLLKLELTESLLVDDVEDTITKMEQLKAAGLCFSLDDFGTGYSSLTYLKRLPLDQLKIDQSFVRDVLTDPNDAAIARTIVALSQSMGLSVIAEGVESAEQRDYLASQGCFAYQGYHFGKPVPIADFTTAHLDQPGLP, encoded by the coding sequence ATGACAGAAACGCGTAAAGGCTTACCGGCACCGGCGCAAGCAGCGCCTGCGAGGTCTATACGCAGTTATTTGCTGATGCTGGTACTGGCCGTGTCCTTGCCACTGCTGGCGGTGGTCGCTTTTGGCATCTATTACGATTTCCAGCAATCGACCAATTTCACCAAGACCACTCTCAAGACCATGACCAGCGTCATGATCAAGAATACGCACAGCAAGCTGGACCAGGCGCACAAGATCATGGCCGGGGTTGCCAGCCTGCCGCTGGTGAAGCAATTGCAGTTGCAGGATTGCCCTGAAAAAATGACCAACCTGGCCAGCCTCGACCCTGCCTATACACGCCTGGCCATCGTCGATCTGCAGGGCAATATCCTGTGCAGTGCCCGCAACATTCCTGCTACCTTGGTCAAGGACATGGTCAACGTTGCCGAATTTGCAGAAACCGTCAAGAGCGGGCACCTGACTATCTCAGCACCACACAAGGTACAGGCATCAGCTCCCTTAAGCACGGTTATGAGCCTGCCTGTGCACAATCAGGCAGGCCAGATCATCGCCGTGGTGGTCTTGTCGCTGGATGTGAATTTCTATGATCCCGGCATTCCTGCCGAGTCCTTGCCAGAAGCCAGCCGCTTTGGTTTTTTCAGGGATGACGGCATCATGGTCTGGCGCAATCTGGACCCGGAACAGTCAATAGGTACGCGCCCCAGTGCCGAAGCCGCCAGACGTATTGTGGCGACCAGAAAAGGTGAATTCGAGAGCGTGGCGGTGGATGGTGTCAGACGCTTTTTCTCGGTCATGCCCATGCCTGAATATGGCATGATTGCCTTTGTCGGCGTACCGGCTGACACCATCTTTGCCCAGGCCAGGACGCGTGCTGTCGAAGCCATTATGCTAGCACTGCTGATGATAGGCTTGCTGTTGGTAGTCGCACGCGCTTTCGGGCAACGCATCACGCGGCCCATGACAGCACTGGAAAGGGTTGCCCGTGCGGTGCAAAGGGGTAACCTGAGCGCCAGGGCTACCCTGGCGGGGCCAGGAGAATTGCAGGCAGTAGCAAATGAATTCAACCGCATGCTGGCGGCACAACAGCATAGTGATGAATTATTCCGCGCCTTTCTCGACAATAGCGCCATCGTGGCCTGGATCAAGGATGAAGATGGTCATTACCAGTTTGTCAGCGACAATTTTCTGCGGCGTTTTTCTTTCCAGGCCAGCGAGGTCATAGGCAAGACTGACCACGATATTCTACCGGCAGAAATTGCCGACAGCTATCGCGCCAGTGACCTTGCCCTGCTGGCCAGTGGCGAGCAGGACGAGGCTATCTGGCCTTCGGACAATCCCGGTGACAGTGTCAGCTGGTGGCTGGTCAACAAGTTTGTGTTTACCGGCTCGGAAGGCAAGCGCCAGCTTGGCGGCCTGGCCGTGGATATCACTGAACGCAAGCGCATGACCGACCTTGATGAGTTGATCCTGCAAACTGCCATGGACGCTTTCTGGCTGGTCGACAAGAACGGCAAGCTGCGCGCCGTCAATGAAACTGCCTGCAGCATGATGGGTTACAGCCGTGAAGAAATGCTCAAACTCAGTATCGACGATGTCGATGTGCTCGATGAATATGAAGGCAAACTGGTGCATGAAAGGCTGGACATCGTGCGCCAGGCTGGTGCCCAGCAATTCGAGGCCAGACACAGGTGCAAGGATGGCCACATCATTGATGTCGAAGTATCGGTGCGCTACCTGCCCGGCCAGGAATTGTTCCCCGCCTTTGTGCGCGATATCACGGCGCGCAAGCAGGCCGAACAAAGCCTGCACCTGGCAGCTACCGTATTTGAATCGCATGAAGGCATGTTCGTGACGAATGCCAACAAGATTATCCAGCAAGTCAACCGTGCGTTTACCGAGATCACCGGCTATAGCCGCGAAGATGCGATAGGACAAAGCCCCAAGATTCTGAACTCTGGCCGCCACGACCAGGATTTTTTTGCCGACATGGATGTGCACCTGGGCATGGGTGGCTCCTGGCAGGGTGAAATCTGGAACCGTCACAAGAACGGCCATATCAGCCCGCAGTGGCTGGCCATCACCGCCGTGTATGACCGCAATAATGAATTGCTGCATTATGTTGGCACCCTGGTTGATATCTCCATGCGTAAGGCTGCAGAAGATGAAATCAAGACCCTGGCCTTCTATGACCCGCTGACCCACCTGCCCAACCGCCGCCTGCTGACCGACCGCCTGCAACAGGCCCTGCTGGCCTGCGCCCGCAGTGGCCGCAAGGGTGCGCTGATGTACATCGATCTCGACAATTTCAAGACGCTCAATGATACCCAGGGCCACTACAAGGGCGACCTGCTGCTACAGCAGGTATCCGGGCGCCTGACCAATTGTGTGCGCGAAGGTGACACGGTAGCACGCATAGGTGGCGACGAGTTTGTGCTCTTGCTGGAAAACCTCAGCGAATCGTCTCATGAAGCTGCCAGCCAGATAGAAATGGTAGGCAAGAAAATACTCGCTGCACTGAACCAGCCGTATGACCTCGAAGGCTATGAATGCCATAGCACGCCCAGCATAGGCGCGACCCTGATTGCCGATCACGAGAATGGCTATGAAGAGTTGATGAAGCAGGCCGACCTCGCGATGTATGCAGCCAAGACCGCAGGCCGCAATACCCTGCGCTTTTTTGACCCTGCCATGCAAGCCGTGGTGAGCTCACGCGCCCGCATGGAAAAAGAATTGCGCGATGCCTTGCGCGAGCAGCAATTGCGACTGTTTTACCAACCCCAGGTTGGCCGCGATGGTGAGTTGCTGGGGGCAGAAGCCCTGGTGCGCTGGCAGCACCCTCAGCACGGCATGATCTCGCCCGCCGAGTTTATCCCGCTGGCAGAAGCCACCGGCCTGATCCTGCCGCTGGGCCAGTGGGTCTTGCGCACGGCCTGCATGCAATTACTGGACTGGGCTGACGACCCCATCAGTGCAAAACTGACCATTGCCGTGAATGTCAGTGCCCGCCAGTTCAGGCAGATAGATATCGTCGAACAGGTCCTGGGCATATTGCAAGAAACCGGGGTCAATCCGCAATTGCTGAAACTGGAATTGACAGAAAGCCTGCTGGTCGATGATGTAGAAGATACCATCACAAAGATGGAACAACTGAAAGCCGCAGGCCTGTGCTTCTCTCTTGACGATTTTGGTACCGGCTATTCTTCCCTGACTTACCTGAAACGCCTGCCGCTCGACCAGCTCAAGATAGACCAGTCCTTTGTACGCGATGTCCTGACTGACCCCAATGATGCCGCCATCGCCAGGACCATCGTCGCCCTGAGCCAGAGCATGGGCCTGTCCGTCATCGCCGAAGGGGTGGAAAGCGCCGAACAGAGGGATTACCTCGCCAGCCAGGGTTGTTTTGCTTATCAGGGCTATCACTTTGGCAAACCTGTCCCTATTGCTGACTTCACCACGGCCCATCTTGATCAGCCTGGCCTGCCCTGA
- a CDS encoding MFS transporter has translation MSSNPSVAPTLVDQVPIAPAQRQSKFSSVIRVTSGNFIEMYDFFLFGFYATYIAKAFFPASSEYAALMMTFATFGAGFFMRPLGAIILGSYIDRIGRRKGLVLTLAIMASGTAMIAFIPDYSTIGLLAPFLILIGRLLQGFSAGVELGGVSVYLSEMATPGHKGFYVSWQSASQQVAIVFSAGLGYFLNETLSKEFIADWGWRIPFFIGCSIIPVVFYIRRSLQETEDYLAQKTHPSFKEMLKAISLNWPLVVAGTMLIVMTTVSFYLITVYTPTFGKTVLKLTTVESLLVTLCVGVSNFIWLPIMGALSDRIGRWPIMALFSALTMATAYPLLSWLIVNPSFEHMLMVELWLSFLYASYNGATIVALTEIIPVRIRTTGFSLAYSLATALFGGLTPLISTWLIESTGDKAAPGYWMAMAGAFGLLATFLIYRGVVKER, from the coding sequence ATGTCCAGCAACCCATCAGTAGCACCAACTCTCGTTGATCAGGTGCCCATAGCTCCTGCACAGCGTCAGTCGAAGTTTTCCAGCGTTATTCGTGTCACCAGTGGAAACTTCATAGAAATGTATGATTTTTTTCTTTTTGGATTTTATGCCACCTATATTGCCAAAGCCTTTTTCCCGGCCAGTAGCGAGTACGCTGCATTGATGATGACGTTTGCCACCTTTGGTGCTGGTTTTTTCATGAGGCCATTGGGCGCGATTATTCTTGGTAGCTATATTGACCGCATAGGTCGTCGCAAGGGCCTGGTGCTGACATTGGCTATCATGGCTTCAGGAACGGCCATGATAGCCTTTATCCCCGATTATTCCACCATAGGCTTGCTCGCACCCTTCCTGATATTGATCGGACGCTTGCTGCAAGGCTTTTCTGCAGGCGTGGAACTCGGTGGCGTGTCAGTGTATCTCTCAGAAATGGCGACACCGGGACATAAGGGGTTTTATGTCAGCTGGCAATCGGCAAGCCAGCAAGTAGCGATCGTATTTTCTGCGGGACTGGGCTACTTTCTCAATGAAACGCTGAGCAAGGAATTTATCGCTGACTGGGGTTGGCGCATCCCTTTTTTCATTGGCTGTTCCATCATCCCTGTTGTATTTTACATCCGTCGCTCATTGCAGGAGACAGAAGATTATCTGGCTCAAAAGACACATCCCAGCTTCAAAGAAATGTTGAAAGCCATTTCGCTTAATTGGCCACTGGTGGTCGCTGGTACCATGTTGATCGTCATGACAACGGTGTCGTTTTATCTCATCACCGTTTACACACCGACCTTTGGTAAAACCGTACTGAAACTGACAACGGTAGAAAGTCTGCTTGTGACCCTGTGTGTGGGTGTATCAAATTTTATCTGGTTGCCCATAATGGGCGCACTTTCAGATCGTATTGGCAGATGGCCGATCATGGCTTTGTTTTCTGCTCTTACAATGGCGACAGCTTACCCTTTGTTATCATGGCTGATTGTTAATCCCAGTTTTGAGCACATGTTAATGGTAGAACTGTGGCTGTCTTTTCTATATGCCAGCTATAACGGTGCCACCATTGTCGCACTGACGGAGATCATCCCGGTGCGCATACGCACCACCGGCTTTTCCCTTGCTTACAGTCTTGCAACGGCATTGTTTGGTGGCTTGACGCCGCTGATTTCTACCTGGTTGATAGAAAGCACGGGCGACAAGGCCGCACCTGGATACTGGATGGCTATGGCTGGTGCCTTCGGCTTGCTGGCCACCTTCCTGATTTATCGCGGTGTGGTAAAAGAACGTTAG
- a CDS encoding porin has protein sequence MRKFIYLAILVCASDSAYAQSQVDVYGIADLGVHYSRGMNAGNTPVSGASVGSSLALNSGVNNTSRWGFKGQEDLGAGVAAVFQLEGGLNFDTGTSAKPDKLFDRLSFVGIKSNYGNLTAGRQATILSDAISSVDPLGMRYASFNPNINITALSNTAFGTHAFGVQYGSSGYADNYYRLDNMVKYTLETGPYTVRSSYSFGEVAGNNSALSSVAAGLTYQRDGWSVSGAYMKLKNSAGFNLQAYTLGVACQYGGLVFRANAGDNSAETGPGKQTRQRIASAGVAYSINPELNLTTAYYRVRREASTYSDDGFDRSFVYLEQALSKRSMLYVETDYTSWRGNAAGITAGQANRDRGLGLSLGLMHKF, from the coding sequence GTGAGAAAATTTATCTACCTTGCCATTTTAGTATGCGCAAGCGACAGCGCTTATGCACAATCCCAAGTTGACGTTTATGGCATCGCTGATCTTGGTGTGCACTACAGCCGCGGCATGAATGCTGGCAATACACCTGTTTCTGGTGCTTCAGTTGGCAGTAGTCTTGCATTAAATAGCGGCGTCAATAATACCAGTCGATGGGGTTTTAAAGGGCAGGAAGATCTGGGTGCCGGTGTGGCAGCGGTTTTTCAGCTCGAAGGCGGCTTGAATTTCGACACTGGTACATCGGCAAAACCCGACAAATTGTTTGACCGGCTTTCCTTTGTCGGTATCAAGTCGAACTACGGTAATCTGACCGCTGGTCGCCAGGCCACAATATTGTCGGATGCAATCTCAAGCGTTGATCCATTGGGCATGCGCTACGCCAGCTTTAATCCGAATATTAATATAACCGCACTCAGCAACACTGCTTTTGGCACGCATGCGTTTGGTGTGCAGTATGGCAGCAGTGGCTATGCAGATAATTATTATCGCCTTGATAATATGGTGAAATATACACTTGAAACCGGCCCCTACACTGTACGTAGCTCCTATTCCTTTGGTGAAGTGGCAGGTAACAACTCTGCCTTGTCCAGTGTTGCCGCTGGTCTCACTTATCAGCGTGATGGCTGGTCAGTTTCCGGGGCATATATGAAATTGAAAAACAGCGCTGGCTTTAACCTGCAGGCTTACACACTGGGTGTTGCCTGTCAATATGGTGGCCTGGTATTCAGGGCTAATGCAGGCGATAACAGTGCGGAAACGGGTCCGGGTAAACAAACCCGACAGCGGATTGCTTCTGCCGGAGTGGCTTATTCGATTAACCCTGAGCTGAATCTGACGACCGCCTATTATCGTGTGCGTCGCGAAGCAAGTACTTATTCCGATGATGGTTTCGATCGCAGTTTTGTTTATCTGGAACAGGCATTATCCAAACGCAGCATGCTCTATGTGGAAACTGACTATACCAGTTGGAGAGGCAATGCTGCCGGCATCACTGCTGGTCAGGCAAACAGAGACCGCGGCCTTGGCTTAAGCCTTGGACTAATGCACAAGTTTTGA
- a CDS encoding sorbosone dehydrogenase family protein, with protein MQTCALATVLAADAPGFGSQPTLPDPEKKKLLPTVNIAKAIGWAEGEKPVAADGLAVSAYAYGLDHPRMLHVLPNGDVLVAESNAPAVHDAVDGIKRIKNWVESLVKGSAGANVKSADRITLLRGIDSQGKATTRTVFLEGLHSPFGMALVGDYLYVANTDAIMRYPYQRGQTQITTPGVKLVDLPAGKINHHWTKDLIASHDGLRLYVSVGSNSNVGENGIDKETDRAAIHEIDIATGHTRVFASGLRNANGLAWQPQSGALWAAVNERDELGNDLVPDYMISVVDGAFYGWPYSYFGQHVDVRVKPQRPDLVAKAIAPDYALGAHTASLGLTFYSAKMLPERYAGGAFIGQHGSWNRQPHSGYKVIFVPFANGKPTGMPQDVLTGFLTGDGKAKGRPVGVAVDTAGAVLVADDVGNIIWRVTAK; from the coding sequence ATGCAAACCTGTGCGTTGGCAACTGTGCTTGCAGCAGACGCGCCAGGTTTTGGCAGCCAGCCCACTTTGCCCGATCCAGAGAAGAAAAAACTTCTGCCGACCGTGAACATCGCCAAAGCCATAGGATGGGCAGAAGGGGAGAAGCCTGTCGCTGCAGATGGTCTCGCTGTTTCTGCTTACGCATATGGGCTGGATCACCCGCGCATGCTGCATGTTTTGCCAAATGGCGATGTGTTGGTGGCTGAAAGCAATGCGCCAGCAGTGCATGATGCGGTGGACGGTATCAAACGTATCAAGAATTGGGTGGAGTCACTGGTCAAGGGATCTGCCGGGGCGAATGTAAAAAGTGCCGACCGAATTACTCTCTTGCGGGGTATCGATAGCCAAGGCAAGGCAACGACTCGCACCGTATTTTTAGAAGGACTGCATTCACCGTTTGGCATGGCGCTGGTGGGTGACTACCTGTATGTCGCCAATACCGATGCCATCATGCGTTACCCTTACCAGCGTGGGCAGACGCAGATCACTACACCCGGAGTAAAGCTGGTCGATCTGCCTGCCGGGAAAATCAATCACCACTGGACCAAGGACCTGATTGCCAGCCACGACGGCTTGCGCCTGTATGTCTCGGTAGGCTCGAACAGCAATGTAGGTGAAAATGGCATTGATAAAGAAACAGACCGTGCTGCCATTCATGAGATTGATATCGCCACTGGCCACACACGTGTATTTGCCAGCGGCTTGCGCAATGCCAATGGCCTGGCATGGCAACCGCAAAGTGGTGCTTTATGGGCGGCAGTCAATGAAAGGGACGAGTTGGGCAATGACCTGGTCCCCGACTACATGATTTCAGTGGTGGATGGCGCATTTTATGGCTGGCCCTACAGTTATTTTGGTCAGCATGTGGATGTACGTGTCAAACCACAAAGGCCCGATCTTGTCGCCAAAGCCATTGCCCCGGATTATGCATTGGGTGCGCACACGGCATCGCTGGGTCTGACATTCTATAGTGCAAAAATGCTGCCTGAGCGCTATGCCGGCGGCGCATTTATTGGGCAACATGGCTCATGGAACCGCCAGCCGCATAGTGGCTATAAAGTCATCTTCGTGCCATTTGCCAATGGCAAACCGACCGGCATGCCGCAGGATGTGCTGACAGGTTTCCTGACGGGCGATGGCAAAGCCAAGGGCCGTCCTGTAGGTGTCGCGGTGGATACTGCGGGTGCAGTGCTGGTGGCAGATGATGTTGGTAATATCATCTGGAGAGTAACTGCAAAATAA
- a CDS encoding YihY/virulence factor BrkB family protein, with protein MLQRTLSEWLRHRAASKGAALAFYTLFSMAPILVLVLAIAGFFYGQQAAQGQLFHQLQTLVGHTSAEAIQAMLAGARNEEEGRLATIIASVLLLVGATSVFAELKESLDEIWQVPHQTDSSIWHLLRTRLLSFGLVLVLAFLMLVSLVINAVLAALEHYWSGSQIAISLVFLPLSAMTSFAVIACLFAVIFKMLPQVRLSWNDVWVGALGTAGLFHAGKYAIGLYIGNSGVANSFGAAGSMIAILLWVYYSAQIFLLGAEFTRQYAYSLGSLQDQKQTAAV; from the coding sequence ATCCTGCAGCGCACCCTGAGTGAATGGCTACGCCACCGCGCCGCCAGCAAGGGCGCGGCGCTGGCTTTCTATACCCTGTTTTCGATGGCACCTATCCTGGTACTGGTGCTCGCCATCGCCGGTTTTTTCTACGGCCAGCAAGCAGCACAGGGGCAGTTATTCCATCAATTACAGACCCTGGTCGGACACACCAGTGCTGAGGCCATACAAGCCATGCTGGCGGGTGCACGCAATGAAGAGGAGGGCCGTCTGGCGACCATCATTGCCAGTGTGCTGCTGCTGGTTGGTGCCACCAGTGTCTTTGCCGAACTCAAGGAAAGCCTTGATGAAATCTGGCAAGTGCCACACCAGACCGACAGCAGCATCTGGCATTTGCTGCGTACCCGCCTGCTGTCTTTTGGCCTGGTGCTGGTACTGGCATTTCTGATGCTGGTTTCGCTGGTGATCAATGCCGTGCTGGCAGCGCTGGAACATTACTGGAGCGGTAGCCAGATTGCTATTTCCCTGGTGTTCCTGCCCCTGTCTGCGATGACCAGCTTTGCCGTCATTGCCTGTCTGTTTGCGGTTATTTTCAAGATGCTGCCACAGGTAAGACTATCCTGGAATGATGTCTGGGTAGGTGCGCTTGGTACGGCGGGTTTGTTCCACGCCGGTAAATATGCGATAGGCCTGTACATAGGCAATAGTGGTGTCGCCAACAGCTTTGGCGCAGCCGGATCAATGATCGCGATTTTGTTGTGGGTATATTACTCAGCCCAGATTTTCCTGTTAGGTGCAGAATTCACTCGCCAGTATGCTTATTCGCTGGGCAGTTTGCAGGATCAAAAGCAAACTGCCGCGGTGTAA
- a CDS encoding calcium:proton antiporter → MTISANLPRWSIIMPFAAWVILGGGMLITAPLYAILLTIALFGGVLTAVYHAEVVAHKIGEPFGTLLLALAVTLIEVALIVSLMLAGGEVTAGLARDTVFAAIMIILNGIIGLCLLAGGSLHKEQSFSLRGASTSLATLAALAILTLVLPNFTSTAQGPVYSASQLAFIAVVSLVLYGTFVLVQTVRHRDYFLPAASSGDEEAHAAPPSNGVAWASAGLLMLCLGAVVLLAKSLAPTLESAVAAAGAPQALVGIIIAMVVLLPEGVAAFRAARANRLQTSINLALGSALASIGLTIPVVAVISLTTGWSLNLGIDAKSTVLLLLSLMITSLSLGTGRTTIMQGTIHCVIFAVYLFTTIVP, encoded by the coding sequence ATGACGATATCTGCTAACTTGCCGCGCTGGTCCATCATCATGCCTTTTGCTGCCTGGGTCATCCTTGGTGGCGGCATGCTGATCACCGCCCCCTTATATGCAATCCTGCTGACCATCGCCCTGTTTGGTGGTGTGCTGACTGCCGTCTATCATGCTGAAGTAGTCGCGCATAAAATTGGCGAGCCCTTTGGCACGCTTTTGCTGGCTCTGGCCGTCACCCTCATAGAAGTGGCGCTGATCGTCTCTTTGATGCTGGCTGGCGGTGAAGTCACGGCTGGTCTGGCACGCGACACCGTGTTTGCGGCCATCATGATTATCCTTAACGGCATCATCGGCCTGTGCCTGCTGGCCGGAGGCAGCCTGCACAAGGAACAAAGCTTCAGCCTGCGCGGTGCCAGCACTTCACTGGCGACCCTGGCTGCGCTGGCGATACTGACCCTGGTATTGCCGAACTTTACTTCGACTGCACAAGGGCCTGTGTATAGCGCCAGTCAGCTGGCTTTTATTGCGGTCGTTTCGCTGGTCTTGTATGGCACTTTTGTACTGGTGCAGACTGTGCGCCATCGCGATTATTTCCTGCCCGCTGCATCCAGCGGTGATGAGGAGGCGCACGCAGCGCCACCCAGCAATGGCGTGGCCTGGGCAAGTGCAGGCCTGCTCATGTTATGCCTGGGGGCCGTGGTATTGTTGGCCAAGTCCCTGGCTCCAACGCTGGAAAGTGCCGTCGCTGCTGCTGGCGCACCACAGGCACTGGTAGGCATCATCATTGCCATGGTGGTTTTGCTGCCAGAAGGTGTCGCCGCCTTTCGCGCCGCCCGCGCCAACCGCCTGCAAACCAGCATCAACCTGGCGCTGGGCTCTGCACTCGCCAGCATAGGCCTTACCATCCCTGTCGTTGCCGTTATTTCGCTGACCACAGGCTGGTCACTGAACCTCGGCATTGATGCGAAATCGACGGTGTTGCTGCTGTTGTCACTGATGATTACTTCTTTGTCTTTGGGGACGGGACGAACCACCATCATGCAGGGCACTATTCATTGCGTGATCTTTGCGGTGTATTTGTTTACGACGATAGTGCCGTAA